A window of Candidatus Latescibacter sp. contains these coding sequences:
- a CDS encoding sodium:alanine symporter family protein, with protein MESVNTFLVNFSNFLWGFPLIVPLIGTGLYLTLRLGFVQFIHLPRALKMIFFPPKDEKGQGEISHFQALMTALAATVGTGNIAGVATAIAMGGPGAMFWMWVTGLLGMASKYSEAVLALHYRDVHADGTVAGGPMYYIAKGVKSKMLAVAFAVFTAIAAFGIGNMVQSNSTAEAINGAFGVPNWITGIVITILAAMVLIGGIKSIGRVTQVFVPVMIIFFMTGGFIAVIMNLSLLPFAVKTIFVHAFTGEAVWGGVAGHGVREAMRYGLARGLFSNESGLGSAPIAAAAARTDHPVTQALISMTQTFIDTLVVCSMTGVIIVMADVADGSLTGAKLSAASFNHLFGSNIGGVVSAVSLALFAYSTVLGWCYYGEKAIEYLFGSAHMKTYRTVYVGFVFIGSVVKLESVWCFADIMNGFMALPNLFALVFLAGTIKALQKDYFDRFLPETERAVKKAEL; from the coding sequence ATGGAATCAGTAAACACGTTTCTGGTTAATTTTTCCAACTTCCTCTGGGGATTTCCCCTTATCGTGCCCCTGATCGGCACCGGTCTCTATCTCACCCTGCGGCTCGGTTTCGTCCAGTTCATCCATCTCCCCCGGGCGCTGAAAATGATCTTTTTTCCCCCTAAGGATGAGAAGGGGCAAGGCGAGATCAGCCATTTCCAGGCGCTCATGACCGCGCTCGCCGCCACGGTTGGAACTGGCAACATCGCCGGGGTAGCTACCGCCATCGCCATGGGCGGGCCCGGCGCCATGTTCTGGATGTGGGTGACCGGACTTCTTGGTATGGCATCTAAATATTCCGAAGCGGTGCTCGCCCTTCATTACCGTGATGTCCACGCCGACGGCACAGTGGCTGGCGGCCCCATGTACTATATCGCCAAGGGAGTGAAAAGCAAAATGCTCGCGGTTGCGTTCGCGGTATTCACCGCTATCGCCGCGTTCGGGATAGGGAACATGGTGCAGTCCAATTCCACCGCCGAAGCCATCAACGGCGCTTTCGGGGTGCCCAACTGGATCACAGGAATAGTCATCACCATCCTGGCCGCCATGGTGCTCATCGGCGGGATCAAATCCATCGGCAGGGTTACCCAGGTGTTCGTTCCCGTCATGATCATTTTTTTCATGACCGGAGGATTCATCGCGGTCATCATGAACCTCTCCCTCCTGCCGTTCGCGGTGAAAACCATATTTGTCCATGCATTCACCGGCGAGGCGGTCTGGGGAGGAGTTGCAGGCCACGGGGTTCGCGAGGCCATGCGTTACGGTCTTGCGCGCGGGCTTTTCTCCAACGAGAGCGGCCTCGGCTCCGCGCCTATCGCCGCCGCCGCCGCCCGTACCGATCACCCGGTCACCCAGGCGCTCATCTCCATGACCCAGACATTCATCGACACCCTGGTTGTCTGCTCCATGACCGGAGTCATCATCGTCATGGCCGATGTGGCGGACGGCTCCCTGACCGGCGCCAAGCTCTCCGCAGCCTCGTTCAACCATCTCTTCGGTTCGAATATCGGGGGCGTCGTCTCTGCTGTCTCACTCGCCCTATTCGCCTATTCAACCGTGCTCGGCTGGTGCTATTACGGCGAGAAAGCCATCGAGTACCTCTTCGGGAGCGCGCACATGAAGACCTACCGTACCGTCTATGTCGGGTTCGTGTTCATCGGGTCGGTGGTCAAGCTCGAATCGGTATGGTGCTTCGCCGACATCATGAACGGATTCATGGCCCTGCCGAATCTCTTCGCACTGGTGTTCCTCGCAGGGACCATCAAGGCGCTGCAAAAGGATTATTTCGATCGGTTTCTCCCTGAAACCGAACGGGCAGTTAAAAAAGCGGAGCTATAA